The Onychomys torridus chromosome 4, mOncTor1.1, whole genome shotgun sequence genome includes a window with the following:
- the Wfdc13 gene encoding WAP four-disulfide core domain protein 13, translating to MTPGLFFQFLLVFSLAPQLVSGSFKQYFLKYILEPPPCRSEPENCSTFCTQQEECPGHLQCCSAFCGIVCASNKGPMPNM from the exons ATGACACCTGGGTTATTTTTCCAGTTCCTGCTGGTGTTCAGCCTAGCACCACAGCTGGTGTCTGGGAGTTTCAAGCAATACTTTCTGA AGTATATCTTGGAACCTCCACCCTGCAGATCAGAACCTGAGAACTGCAGCACATTCTGTACACAGCAGGAGGAGTGCCCAGGACATCTCCAGTGCTGTTCTGCTTTCTGTGGGATAGTCTGTGCTTCAAACAAAGGCCCGATGCCAAACATGTAA